In Musa acuminata AAA Group cultivar baxijiao chromosome BXJ3-11, Cavendish_Baxijiao_AAA, whole genome shotgun sequence, one DNA window encodes the following:
- the LOC135652762 gene encoding MYB31 transcription factor31-like, whose amino-acid sequence MGRSPCCEKAHTNKGAWTKEEDERLVAHIRAHGEGGWRTLPRAAGLLRCGKSCRLRWINYLRPDLKRGNFTQEEDETIINLHRLLGNRWSLIAARLPGRTDNEIKNYWNTHIRRKLLSRGVDPITHRPFDERAPSTIAISSERKEEKQQQQQQQSSSDESSAQRQKAPKCPDLNLELCISPPLLRREPSFQLQLGITDSATE is encoded by the exons ATGGGGAGGTCTCCATGCTGTGAGAAAGCTCACACCAACAAGGGCGCCTGGACCAAGGAAGAGGACGAGCGCCTCGTCGCCCACATCCGAGCCCACGGCGAGGGCGGATGGCGTACCCTCCCGAGGGCCGCCGGCCTCCTGCGGTGCGGCAAGAGCTGCCGTCTCCGCTGGATCAACTATCTCCGCCCCGACCTCAAGCGCGGCAACTTCACCCAGGAAGAGGATGAGACCATCATCAACCTCCACCGTCTACTGGGCAACAG ATGGTCACTGATAGCCGCGAGACTGCCGGGGAGAACAGATAACGAGataaagaactactggaacacacACATCAGGAGGAAGTTATTGAGCAGAGGTGTGGACCCTATAACTCACCGGCCGTTCGACGAGCGTGCGCCATCAACCATCGCAATCTCATCGGAGAGGAAAGAAGAGaagcaacaacaacagcagcagcagagtAGCAGTGACGAGTCATCGGCACAGCGGCAAAAAGCCCCCAAGTGTCCCGACCTTAATTTGGAGCTCTGCATCAGCCCTCCTCTTCTTCGTCGAGAGCCTTCCTTTCAGCTGCAGCTTGGGATCACAGATTCGGCAACGGAGTGA